One stretch of Desulfovibrio sp. UCD-KL4C DNA includes these proteins:
- a CDS encoding chemotaxis protein CheW produces MSEEKNSTMNQYLTFTLNKDIYALDISSVREVLELTPITRIPRTPKFMRGVINLRGHAVPVVDMRLKFGMSKTEDTVNTCIIIVEVLFDGDSTVMGALADSVREVIELTEGMIEEPPRMGTTIKTDFICGMGKQDDEFVIILDINKILSLEELAMLKSVNHDSSAETIPEVSPDQGVSLNL; encoded by the coding sequence ATGAGTGAAGAAAAAAATAGTACAATGAATCAATATCTGACATTTACTTTAAATAAAGATATTTATGCTCTTGATATCTCAAGTGTCAGAGAAGTGCTGGAGTTAACGCCCATAACCAGGATTCCTAGAACTCCTAAGTTTATGAGGGGGGTTATTAATCTGCGCGGTCATGCTGTGCCTGTTGTTGATATGCGGCTTAAATTCGGTATGAGCAAGACTGAGGATACAGTAAATACTTGTATTATTATTGTTGAGGTGCTTTTTGACGGTGATAGTACCGTCATGGGAGCTCTTGCAGACTCAGTTCGGGAAGTTATTGAGCTTACTGAAGGAATGATCGAAGAGCCTCCTAGAATGGGAACTACAATTAAGACTGATTTTATTTGTGGAATGGGAAAACAGGATGATGAATTTGTTATAATCCTAGATATTAATAAGATCTTATCACTTGAAGAACTTGCTATGCTCAAGAGTGTAAATCATGATTCTTCTGCTGAGACTATTCCCGAGGTGAGCCCTGATCAAGGAGTGAGTCTTAATCTTTAA
- a CDS encoding response regulator — translation MRRTLYYILFALSLIATFSAGILYNYNPVVSFVCLSGVIIVLILIISGVRRDMERNALENQEFYSTIINNSDIGLYRADLNGKCVYANDFFKTLVKDLPNLYKNGDQSIVVPLCEDSLKHNIFFKNLLDGGKILESESCFLTDDGKNLHLAETAKIVCDVDGKAIGIVGAVKNISAVKVIEEKLELEKRYLTAVMDILSEAVFIEDLEGTYLKVSRSFADYTGLDTPELCVGSNANNYFSPRISSVILDNISNVATTGEDSNFVLPVEDRHGRKVEFSVKHSLIRNHKGEPTAIIGYAREFKEIEVNRVDDVWKSLNKSLDVSYSLNNLCHELRTPFVGIIGSIKAFAEEELPDRAKSYAEKALKSAERFKDALNYFLHDFSSEDSSDKELPFFNSNIAFSKILDMYIPAVELENRSIEFFIENKIPKNISGSRRQFLQAIFCLVGNGVSILQGTKLVAGIEALDLTEHDAEFNFFVRDCSNKGVRPHPSQLSYVFIETVRKLGGDLYCNADNGFTIGFKVRAGFNLEKTGVADNCADDAKKCVLLAEDDISSQFMMRKKLEKKGCIVRTAATGLEVLNCLKESTYDLVLMDVQMPEMNGFEATKTIRAEEDGEVKIPIVVMSAYDADIDTKQMSLLGINEFVSKPIRNETLEKIINKYLS, via the coding sequence ATGCGGCGTACTCTTTATTATATTTTATTTGCATTATCTTTAATCGCAACATTTTCAGCAGGAATATTATATAATTATAATCCTGTTGTTTCCTTTGTTTGTCTGTCTGGAGTGATAATTGTTTTAATTTTGATAATATCCGGTGTCAGGCGCGATATGGAGCGCAATGCATTAGAAAACCAAGAATTTTATTCTACCATTATAAACAATTCTGATATCGGATTGTACCGGGCAGATCTGAACGGTAAATGTGTTTATGCAAATGACTTTTTTAAGACTCTAGTTAAGGATTTGCCGAATTTATATAAAAATGGAGATCAAAGTATTGTGGTTCCTCTTTGTGAAGATTCCTTAAAGCACAATATTTTTTTTAAAAACTTGTTGGACGGTGGTAAAATTCTAGAAAGTGAGTCTTGTTTTTTAACTGATGATGGGAAAAATTTGCATCTGGCCGAGACTGCTAAGATTGTTTGTGATGTAGACGGAAAGGCTATCGGAATAGTCGGTGCTGTTAAGAACATCTCAGCTGTTAAAGTGATTGAAGAAAAATTGGAGCTTGAAAAGAGATATTTGACAGCTGTCATGGATATTCTTTCTGAAGCTGTTTTTATTGAAGATCTTGAAGGGACTTATTTGAAAGTTAGTCGTAGTTTTGCTGACTATACAGGGTTAGATACTCCAGAGCTGTGTGTCGGTAGTAATGCAAATAACTATTTTTCACCTAGGATTTCCTCAGTTATTTTAGACAATATTTCAAATGTAGCTACGACAGGTGAAGATAGTAATTTTGTGCTTCCAGTGGAAGACAGGCATGGCCGGAAAGTGGAATTTTCTGTTAAGCATTCTTTGATCCGGAATCATAAAGGTGAACCTACCGCTATTATAGGCTACGCCAGAGAATTTAAAGAAATAGAAGTGAATAGAGTGGATGATGTTTGGAAATCCTTGAATAAGTCTTTGGATGTTTCGTATTCACTAAACAACTTGTGTCATGAACTCAGAACTCCTTTTGTTGGAATAATCGGTAGTATAAAAGCTTTCGCTGAAGAAGAATTGCCTGATAGAGCCAAGTCTTATGCTGAAAAGGCATTAAAATCTGCTGAAAGATTTAAGGATGCACTGAATTATTTTTTGCATGATTTTTCTAGCGAGGACTCAAGTGATAAAGAGCTTCCGTTTTTTAATTCCAATATAGCTTTTTCAAAAATTTTGGACATGTATATTCCTGCTGTAGAACTTGAAAACCGAAGTATTGAGTTTTTTATTGAAAATAAAATTCCGAAAAATATTTCAGGAAGCAGGCGTCAGTTTTTACAGGCTATTTTTTGCTTAGTAGGAAATGGCGTTTCTATTTTGCAAGGGACTAAATTGGTTGCAGGCATTGAAGCTCTTGACTTAACTGAGCATGATGCGGAATTTAATTTTTTTGTTAGGGATTGTTCTAACAAAGGGGTTAGACCGCATCCCAGTCAACTTTCGTATGTATTTATAGAAACGGTCCGTAAACTTGGTGGAGATCTTTATTGTAATGCGGACAATGGTTTTACAATTGGATTCAAGGTTAGGGCTGGATTCAACTTAGAAAAAACAGGTGTGGCTGATAATTGTGCTGACGACGCAAAGAAATGTGTTCTGTTGGCAGAAGACGATATCAGCAGTCAGTTTATGATGCGCAAAAAGCTCGAGAAAAAAGGATGTATTGTGCGGACAGCTGCAACCGGACTAGAGGTTTTAAACTGCCTAAAAGAGAGCACATATGATCTTGTTTTAATGGATGTGCAGATGCCGGAGATGAATGGTTTTGAAGCTACAAAAACTATTCGTGCCGAGGAAGATGGAGAAGTGAAAATTCCAATTGTTGTAATGAGTGCCTATGATGCTGATATTGATACCAAGCAAATGTCTTTGCTTGGTATCAATGAATTTGTTTCTAAACCTATACGAAATGAAACATTAGAAAAAATAATCAATAAGTATTTGAGTTAA
- a CDS encoding MarC family protein, whose protein sequence is MQNETIRAVLEIAFPLILIMDPLGNLPTCLAMLKEFSPARQRKILFRELLFALGIIILFMYLGAGLMKMLNIHQSTLRLAGGVILFIISMKMVFPQPDNQKITLEKDPFIVPIAVPLFAGPSLLAAVMVYGSKGNADMTVLTGVMLAWLVAFGIMMIGPTLARFLGKRGLRACERLMGLILILLSVQMLEDGIEFYIRSVFTN, encoded by the coding sequence ATGCAAAACGAAACAATTCGCGCAGTACTTGAAATAGCTTTTCCGCTTATCCTTATAATGGACCCGCTGGGCAATCTACCGACATGCCTAGCAATGCTCAAAGAATTTTCTCCAGCACGCCAAAGAAAAATTCTATTTAGAGAGCTTCTGTTCGCACTGGGCATCATTATACTTTTTATGTACTTGGGAGCCGGACTAATGAAGATGCTTAACATTCATCAGTCAACATTGCGCTTAGCAGGTGGGGTCATTCTTTTCATAATCTCTATGAAAATGGTCTTCCCGCAGCCTGATAATCAAAAAATCACTCTCGAAAAGGACCCTTTCATTGTTCCGATAGCTGTCCCGCTTTTTGCTGGGCCGTCTCTTTTAGCCGCGGTAATGGTTTACGGATCAAAAGGAAACGCTGACATGACGGTGCTCACAGGAGTAATGCTCGCCTGGCTCGTTGCCTTTGGTATTATGATGATAGGACCGACTTTAGCCCGTTTTTTGGGTAAAAGAGGGCTCAGAGCATGTGAAAGACTTATGGGTCTTATTCTGATTCTTCTTTCAGTGCAGATGCTTGAGGACGGGATAGAATTTTATATTAGGAGTGTCTTTACTAATTAA
- a CDS encoding L-fuculose-phosphate aldolase has product MLLEEERKLVVKYGCKMLEAGLTTGTGGNLSILNREKGLLAISASGLNYLESSPADVTVMDLYGKILDSKRKPSSEAGFHTALYKKRSDINAVVHTHSVYATTVACLNMELPAVHYLVGFAGKKVPLAPYATFGTPELADNVTNTIENYNAVLLANHGLITVGTHIQNAFDAAEELELIARIYIQALSVGTPVIVPDTEMDKVIEKFSTYGQAGGKK; this is encoded by the coding sequence ATGCTGCTTGAGGAAGAAAGAAAATTAGTTGTTAAATATGGTTGCAAAATGCTTGAAGCTGGGCTGACAACAGGAACAGGTGGCAACCTGAGTATTTTGAATCGTGAAAAAGGATTGCTTGCCATAAGTGCCAGCGGACTTAACTACTTAGAATCAAGCCCGGCTGATGTAACTGTTATGGATCTTTATGGAAAAATTTTAGATTCAAAAAGGAAACCATCAAGTGAGGCAGGATTTCATACAGCTTTGTACAAAAAACGTTCTGATATTAATGCTGTGGTACACACACATTCTGTCTATGCAACAACTGTAGCCTGCTTGAACATGGAATTGCCTGCTGTGCACTATCTTGTAGGATTTGCCGGTAAAAAAGTTCCACTGGCTCCATATGCAACATTCGGTACACCTGAACTCGCCGACAATGTGACCAATACAATTGAAAACTACAATGCGGTCCTACTTGCAAATCATGGCTTAATTACAGTTGGAACACATATACAAAATGCATTTGACGCTGCCGAAGAGCTCGAACTTATAGCCAGAATTTATATTCAAGCATTATCTGTAGGCACTCCGGTAATCGTTCCTGATACTGAAATGGATAAAGTAATCGAAAAATTTTCAACTTACGGTCAAGCCGGCGGAAAGAAATAG
- a CDS encoding M48 family metallopeptidase, whose protein sequence is MNIYFFIIIFSLTAVCLLGLVSRQLNRKALSPKLPDEFKNIFDADKYRKSQDYTRAGIGFENISSTSMTLVTLLFIICGGFNLLDIWALNFGFGEIGTGLIFFAGLAILSDIISIPFALYQTFVIEEKFGFNKTDLKTFIIDKLKGYLLGGILGGILLSGVLLFFSTAGQFAWAWCWLFIVVVTLAIQYIAPTWILPLFNKFTPLEDGELKDKIEHFAQQNGFKISGIFMIDGSKRSTKANAYFTGFGKKKRIALFDTLISELSTDEIVAVLAHEIGHSKLGHIRKMIIMSIINTGIVFLLMSLFLGNKELFAAFGMQNISIHAGLIFFALLYTPISAVLAVFSNAKSRKHEFEADNFAAETTKTPSALISALKKLSASNLSNLTPHPLYVWLEYSHPPVLKRIENLHSQ, encoded by the coding sequence ATGAACATATACTTTTTTATTATTATATTTTCTTTGACTGCAGTTTGCCTGTTAGGCCTTGTTTCCAGACAACTTAACCGTAAAGCTCTTTCTCCGAAGTTACCTGATGAATTCAAAAACATATTTGATGCTGATAAATACCGTAAATCACAAGATTACACTAGAGCCGGTATAGGTTTCGAAAACATATCAAGTACCTCTATGACATTGGTGACGTTACTGTTCATCATCTGCGGAGGATTCAACCTGCTTGATATATGGGCTTTAAATTTCGGATTTGGTGAAATAGGAACAGGACTTATCTTTTTTGCAGGACTTGCAATCCTAAGCGACATTATTTCTATTCCTTTTGCGCTCTACCAGACATTCGTGATTGAAGAAAAATTCGGATTTAACAAAACAGATTTAAAGACTTTTATAATAGATAAATTGAAAGGATATCTGCTTGGTGGAATTCTCGGCGGTATTCTACTCAGTGGAGTACTTCTTTTTTTCAGCACAGCTGGACAATTTGCTTGGGCTTGGTGCTGGTTGTTTATCGTGGTTGTAACGCTTGCAATTCAATACATAGCCCCAACATGGATTTTACCACTTTTCAACAAATTTACTCCGCTTGAAGACGGCGAACTCAAAGACAAAATCGAACATTTTGCCCAGCAAAACGGATTTAAAATTTCAGGTATTTTCATGATTGACGGTTCTAAAAGATCTACTAAAGCCAACGCTTACTTCACAGGATTCGGTAAAAAGAAACGTATTGCCTTATTCGACACCTTGATAAGCGAACTCTCTACAGATGAAATCGTAGCTGTCCTTGCTCACGAAATAGGCCACAGCAAGCTGGGCCATATCCGCAAAATGATCATCATGAGCATCATCAATACAGGCATAGTCTTTTTGCTAATGTCACTATTCCTTGGCAATAAAGAACTGTTTGCAGCCTTTGGGATGCAGAACATTTCAATACATGCAGGTCTTATATTTTTTGCACTTCTCTACACTCCAATCTCTGCCGTTCTCGCTGTTTTCAGTAATGCTAAATCCCGTAAACACGAATTTGAAGCGGATAACTTTGCAGCGGAAACAACCAAGACACCATCTGCACTTATCAGTGCTTTGAAAAAATTATCCGCAAGCAATCTGTCTAACCTAACCCCGCACCCTCTTTATGTATGGTTAGAATACAGTCATCCACCTGTTTTAAAAAGAATTGAAAATTTACATTCACAATAA
- a CDS encoding DUF1508 domain-containing protein, protein MDSLTLVDTDIKSDPEHYHFEICLDKKGEYRWVLKSDNGNIIADSGKGYTTKQSCKNGIAILQTINRATSVTDTGKAN, encoded by the coding sequence ATGGATAGTCTAACCTTAGTGGACACAGATATTAAAAGTGATCCTGAGCATTATCATTTTGAAATATGCTTGGATAAAAAAGGAGAGTACCGCTGGGTACTGAAATCAGATAACGGAAATATTATAGCTGACAGCGGAAAGGGATATACCACAAAACAGTCATGTAAAAATGGGATTGCTATTCTCCAGACAATCAACAGAGCTACATCTGTAACAGATACCGGCAAAGCAAACTAA
- the groL gene encoding chaperonin GroEL (60 kDa chaperone family; promotes refolding of misfolded polypeptides especially under stressful conditions; forms two stacked rings of heptamers to form a barrel-shaped 14mer; ends can be capped by GroES; misfolded proteins enter the barrel where they are refolded when GroES binds), producing the protein MAKQILFDAKAREKLKIGVDKLANAVKVTLGPKGRNVVIDKSFGSPVITKDGVSVAKEIELKDKFENMGAQMVKEVASKTSDIAGDGTTTATILAQAVFTEGVKLVAAGRNPMSIKRGIDKAVEAIIDNLETLAKPTRDQKEIAQVGTISANNDVTIGNIIAEAMNKVGKEGVITVEEAKGLDTTLDVVEGMQFDRGYLSPYFVSNAEKMICEMDEPLILISEKKVSSMKELLPVLEQVAKMSKPLVIIAEDIEGEALATLVVNKLRGTLNVVAVKAPGFGDRRKAMLNDIATLTGGSVVSDDLGLQLEGVTLEDLGSAKRVVIDKDNTIIVDGAGNVENIKARVGQIRSEIEGTTSDYDREKLQERLAKIVGGVAVINVGAATETEMKEKKARVEDALNATRAAVEEGIVPGGGTALIRCIAALENATASDDDELAGINIIRRAIEEPLRQIAANAGLEGSVVVEKVKLAKDGIGFNAAIGEYEDLIKAGVIDPKKVTRIALQNAASVAGLLLTTECAIVDKPVKTADAGMPAGMGGMGGMGGMGGMGGMGGMGGMY; encoded by the coding sequence ATGGCTAAACAGATTCTATTTGACGCAAAAGCGCGTGAAAAACTGAAAATCGGTGTTGATAAACTTGCCAATGCAGTAAAAGTTACACTCGGACCTAAAGGTCGTAACGTTGTAATCGATAAATCATTCGGTTCTCCTGTTATCACCAAAGACGGTGTTTCCGTAGCTAAAGAAATCGAACTGAAAGACAAATTCGAAAACATGGGTGCTCAGATGGTTAAGGAAGTTGCTTCCAAAACTTCTGACATCGCTGGTGACGGTACTACCACCGCAACAATCCTTGCTCAGGCTGTTTTCACCGAAGGTGTAAAACTCGTTGCAGCAGGGCGTAACCCAATGTCAATCAAACGCGGTATCGACAAAGCTGTTGAAGCTATCATCGACAACCTCGAAACTCTCGCAAAACCTACCCGCGACCAAAAAGAAATCGCACAGGTTGGTACTATCTCTGCAAACAATGACGTAACCATCGGTAACATCATTGCAGAAGCTATGAACAAAGTCGGTAAAGAAGGCGTTATCACAGTTGAAGAAGCTAAAGGTCTAGACACAACTCTTGATGTTGTAGAAGGCATGCAGTTCGACCGCGGTTACCTTTCTCCTTACTTTGTAAGCAATGCTGAAAAAATGATCTGCGAAATGGATGAGCCTCTTATCCTTATCAGCGAAAAGAAAGTTTCCAGCATGAAAGAACTTCTCCCAGTTCTTGAACAGGTTGCCAAAATGAGCAAACCTCTCGTAATCATTGCTGAAGACATCGAAGGCGAAGCACTCGCAACTCTCGTTGTCAATAAACTGCGCGGAACACTTAATGTTGTAGCTGTTAAAGCTCCAGGTTTTGGTGATCGCCGTAAAGCAATGCTAAACGACATTGCTACACTGACAGGCGGATCAGTTGTTTCCGATGACCTCGGACTCCAGCTTGAAGGTGTTACTCTTGAAGACCTTGGTTCCGCAAAACGTGTTGTTATTGATAAAGATAACACCATTATCGTTGACGGCGCAGGTAATGTAGAGAACATCAAAGCTCGCGTAGGCCAGATCCGTTCAGAAATCGAAGGAACCACCTCTGATTATGACCGTGAAAAACTCCAGGAACGTCTTGCCAAGATCGTTGGTGGTGTTGCTGTGATCAACGTCGGTGCAGCTACTGAAACTGAAATGAAAGAAAAGAAAGCTCGCGTAGAAGATGCTCTTAACGCAACTCGCGCAGCAGTTGAAGAGGGCATCGTCCCTGGCGGCGGAACTGCTCTTATCCGTTGCATTGCTGCTCTTGAAAACGCAACTGCTTCTGATGATGATGAACTTGCCGGTATCAACATCATCCGCCGTGCTATCGAAGAACCTCTTCGTCAGATAGCTGCAAACGCAGGCCTTGAAGGCTCCGTTGTAGTTGAAAAAGTTAAATTAGCTAAAGACGGAATCGGATTCAACGCTGCAATAGGCGAATACGAAGACCTTATTAAAGCCGGTGTAATCGATCCTAAAAAGGTTACCCGTATTGCACTCCAGAATGCAGCTTCCGTAGCTGGACTTCTCCTCACCACTGAATGCGCTATCGTAGATAAGCCTGTTAAAACTGCTGATGCTGGCATGCCTGCTGGCATGGGCGGAATGGGTGGAATGGGCGGAATGGGTGGAATGGGTGGAATGGGCGGAATGGGTGGAATGTACTAA
- the groES gene encoding co-chaperone GroES: MKLKPLGDRLLVKRLEVEEKTVGGIIIPDSAKEKPLKGEIVAVGPGKLDDSGSRIAIGVKEGDIVLFAKYAGTEISIDGVDHLVMREDDILAVVAA; this comes from the coding sequence ATGAAACTGAAACCACTAGGTGACCGCCTTTTAGTCAAACGCCTTGAAGTGGAAGAAAAAACTGTAGGTGGAATCATTATCCCTGACTCTGCTAAAGAAAAACCTCTCAAAGGTGAAATCGTTGCAGTTGGACCAGGTAAACTTGACGATTCCGGTTCAAGAATAGCAATCGGCGTAAAAGAAGGTGACATCGTTCTTTTCGCTAAATATGCCGGAACAGAAATTTCAATAGATGGTGTTGATCATCTAGTAATGCGCGAAGACGACATTCTCGCAGTTGTCGCAGCCTAG
- a CDS encoding S24 family peptidase encodes MSFYFDLVEGMKNMIGPGKPYANPTQMAKACGVAPNQIIRYLKHERGKHIQVIAKVLDKIGAKIIFPSTGADMDSFHHVPKVLARPSGGGGSLQTDDTVEDTYAFRLDWLTKKGNPDCMKLMAVTGESMAPRIEDGDHILVDESQKDLYEGRIYVVRIDQEIVVKRIAKEPGKILLMSDNPEAQPKKIEIDLKDLSLSWEPVGRVLYVSKDLR; translated from the coding sequence ATGAGTTTTTATTTTGATCTTGTTGAGGGTATGAAGAATATGATAGGTCCGGGCAAACCGTATGCAAACCCAACTCAGATGGCTAAAGCCTGCGGAGTAGCTCCAAATCAGATTATCCGTTACCTCAAACACGAAAGAGGAAAACATATCCAAGTTATCGCAAAAGTACTGGATAAAATTGGCGCAAAGATAATATTTCCGTCGACTGGTGCTGACATGGATAGCTTTCACCATGTTCCCAAGGTTCTTGCACGCCCTAGCGGTGGTGGAGGAAGTTTGCAGACCGATGACACAGTCGAAGACACATACGCTTTCAGGCTTGACTGGCTTACTAAAAAGGGAAACCCTGACTGTATGAAATTAATGGCCGTAACAGGTGAATCCATGGCCCCGCGAATTGAGGACGGTGATCATATTTTAGTCGATGAATCGCAAAAAGATCTCTACGAAGGACGTATTTATGTTGTCCGTATTGATCAGGAAATAGTTGTAAAAAGAATTGCTAAAGAACCTGGAAAAATACTTCTCATGTCTGATAATCCAGAAGCACAGCCCAAAAAGATTGAGATTGATTTAAAAGACCTTTCACTAAGTTGGGAACCTGTCGGCAGAGTTCTATATGTCTCCAAGGATTTGCGATAG
- a CDS encoding helix-turn-helix domain-containing protein: MIFGSVSRCLDFPDLNNKRVMTAEGLIKVLGHEGAERVIYFWGGMRVSVPNIEELQKIRLRERVKQAFDQGATPSQIAERFGVSVRTAQRMRNPSACVENGSKMI; encoded by the coding sequence ATGATTTTTGGGTCCGTTTCACGTTGTTTAGATTTTCCGGATTTGAATAATAAAAGAGTTATGACAGCTGAAGGGCTTATAAAAGTTCTGGGTCATGAAGGGGCCGAGAGAGTAATCTACTTTTGGGGAGGGATGAGGGTCTCGGTTCCTAATATAGAGGAGTTGCAAAAGATTAGACTCCGTGAACGGGTTAAACAGGCTTTTGACCAGGGAGCGACTCCTTCACAGATTGCTGAACGATTTGGTGTTTCTGTCAGAACTGCACAAAGAATGCGAAATCCTTCAGCATGTGTTGAGAATGGTTCGAAAATGATATAA